In the genome of Myroides phaeus, one region contains:
- a CDS encoding peptidylprolyl isomerase, translating into MKFFNKKMIMALGLSLSFVGFAQAQTKPGRKIDGVVGVVGEYVILESEIDKTLIELKAQRIPVGDLSRCDLFEKLLEDKLFAHQAVQDSLEVTDAEITSFMTDQVNRMVEEVGSMDKILKFYNKKTEEEFREYFFDIVKQNKLTQNMQQHIVSKVTITPEEVRSFFNEIPKDELPMVGDEVELAEIVIKPVISKEQKQLVIDRLKEMKKDVLENGASFFSKAVLFTDDPGSAPNGGFYSITKKTPFVKEFKDVAFSTAEGDISEPFETEYGYHIIQVEKIRGQYVDLRHILLIPKPTDEAIAEAKKKLEGIREKIINKEITFAEAAAASSDEKETRQNGGIMKDPMTMDPRFELNNMDDRELYFLVSGLKEGEVSPIATKTDMQTRGKNFRIVTVNKKFPEHKIDFVEDYTKVKNMALNKKQAEEVEKWVSIKTKDAYINIQGDFRDCKFRNNWLKK; encoded by the coding sequence ATGAAGTTTTTTAATAAGAAGATGATAATGGCTTTAGGGCTGTCGTTGTCTTTTGTAGGTTTCGCACAAGCGCAGACTAAGCCAGGAAGAAAGATTGATGGTGTAGTAGGAGTAGTAGGAGAGTACGTTATTTTGGAGTCTGAAATTGACAAAACGTTGATTGAGTTAAAAGCACAACGTATTCCTGTTGGAGATTTGTCGAGATGTGACTTGTTCGAAAAATTATTAGAGGACAAACTTTTTGCGCACCAAGCAGTACAAGACAGTTTAGAGGTTACTGATGCTGAGATTACGAGTTTTATGACTGACCAAGTAAACCGAATGGTTGAAGAGGTAGGTTCAATGGATAAGATATTGAAGTTTTACAACAAAAAGACTGAAGAGGAATTCCGCGAGTACTTTTTTGATATTGTAAAGCAAAACAAATTGACACAAAATATGCAACAGCACATTGTGTCTAAGGTTACGATTACTCCTGAAGAGGTACGTTCGTTCTTTAACGAGATTCCAAAAGATGAATTACCAATGGTAGGTGATGAGGTTGAATTGGCTGAGATTGTTATTAAACCAGTTATTTCAAAAGAGCAAAAACAATTGGTGATTGACCGTTTGAAAGAAATGAAAAAAGATGTTCTTGAAAATGGGGCAAGCTTTTTTAGTAAGGCTGTATTGTTTACAGATGACCCTGGTTCTGCACCAAATGGAGGATTCTACTCTATTACAAAGAAAACACCTTTCGTAAAAGAGTTTAAAGATGTTGCTTTCAGTACGGCAGAGGGAGATATTTCTGAGCCATTTGAAACAGAGTATGGATATCACATTATTCAGGTTGAAAAAATTAGAGGACAATATGTGGACTTACGCCATATTTTGTTAATTCCTAAACCAACGGATGAGGCAATAGCTGAAGCTAAGAAGAAATTAGAGGGAATTAGAGAGAAAATTATCAATAAGGAAATCACTTTTGCAGAGGCAGCAGCAGCTTCATCTGACGAAAAAGAGACAAGACAAAATGGGGGAATTATGAAAGATCCAATGACAATGGATCCTCGTTTTGAATTGAATAATATGGATGATAGAGAGTTGTATTTCTTGGTTTCTGGATTAAAAGAAGGGGAAGTTTCTCCAATTGCTACAAAAACAGATATGCAAACAAGAGGGAAGAATTTCCGTATTGTAACTGTAAATAAGAAGTTTCCAGAGCACAAAATTGACTTTGTAGAAGATTATACTAAGGTTAAGAATATGGCTTTGAACAAAAAACAAGCTGAAGAAGTAGAAAAATGGGTATCTATTAAGACAAAAGATGCTTATATCAATATTCAGGGTGATTTTCGCGATTGTAAATTTCGCAATAATTGGCTGAAAAAATAA